One part of the Cyclobacteriaceae bacterium genome encodes these proteins:
- the moaA gene encoding GTP 3',8-cyclase MoaA translates to MGNAKLYDNHGRAINYLRLAVTDRCNLRCFYCMPEEGIKYLPKKDLLTFEEIERLVNLLASMGITKIRLTGGEPFVRTDLMHLIRKIVAIPGIHDVHLTTNGVLTTPYITELKALGIASVNLSLDTLDKTRFHTITRRDEFENVMNTFEQLLLHDIPVKVNAVVMEGKNIDDILPLIELTKSKNVSVRFIEEMPFNGEGNHYPNLTWTYKKIFEYIQQYYPALQRVNDPDFSTAYHYVVPGYRGNIGIIAAFSRTFCGTCNRIRLTAQGTLKTCLYDDGVLNIRDLIRTGCSDEELKNQLLNAFAHRPKDGFEAEGRRSKHKPVSESMSTIGG, encoded by the coding sequence ACGGACGAGCAATCAACTACCTTCGCCTGGCGGTTACTGATCGCTGTAACCTGCGCTGCTTTTATTGCATGCCCGAAGAAGGCATTAAATACCTGCCCAAAAAAGACTTATTGACTTTTGAGGAAATTGAACGCCTGGTAAACCTGTTGGCTTCGATGGGCATAACCAAAATCCGGTTAACGGGAGGCGAACCTTTTGTACGCACCGACCTGATGCACCTGATCCGAAAGATTGTAGCTATTCCGGGTATTCATGATGTTCATCTTACGACTAATGGAGTACTCACCACACCCTACATCACAGAGCTTAAGGCTTTGGGTATTGCCTCCGTAAACCTCAGTCTTGATACACTCGACAAAACACGTTTTCATACCATCACCCGTAGGGATGAATTTGAAAACGTAATGAATACCTTCGAACAATTACTGCTTCATGATATTCCGGTGAAGGTTAATGCGGTAGTAATGGAAGGAAAAAATATTGATGACATTCTTCCCTTAATCGAGCTGACAAAAAGCAAAAACGTTTCGGTGCGTTTCATTGAAGAGATGCCCTTTAATGGTGAGGGTAATCACTATCCAAATCTTACATGGACCTACAAAAAAATATTTGAATACATTCAGCAGTATTATCCAGCGCTTCAAAGGGTTAATGATCCGGATTTCTCCACGGCTTATCATTATGTTGTACCCGGCTACCGCGGCAACATTGGTATTATTGCCGCGTTCAGCCGAACATTCTGCGGAACCTGTAACCGCATCAGACTTACCGCGCAAGGCACTCTTAAAACCTGTTTATACGATGATGGTGTTCTGAATATTCGCGATCTGATCCGCACAGGATGTTCAGATGAAGAACTAAAAAATCAATTACTGAACGCTTTTGCTCACCGCCCTAAAGACGGTTTTGAAGCTGAAGGAAGACGAAGTAAGCATAAACCTGTATCTGAATCCATGTCAACTATTGGCGGTTAA